In Candidatus Eisenbacteria bacterium, a single window of DNA contains:
- a CDS encoding HNH endonuclease, with amino-acid sequence WFKARTLTEIEAGRPLQPWETLLYVLQRFFEVWDDDRLVREATEYKILERDGWQCAAPGCSSRRSLEVHHIIPRARGGSDEPDNLITLCSVHHRGIVHQMRMRCEGDAPGGVIYTLGLRISAECEEPAYRGDVRMRPAADFDLNHDGPK; translated from the coding sequence CTGGTTCAAGGCCCGCACGCTCACAGAAATAGAAGCGGGCCGCCCCCTTCAGCCCTGGGAGACCTTGCTCTATGTACTCCAGAGATTCTTCGAGGTTTGGGATGACGACCGGCTTGTCCGCGAAGCGACCGAATATAAGATTTTGGAACGTGACGGATGGCAATGCGCCGCGCCGGGATGTTCATCCCGCCGCAGCCTGGAAGTTCACCACATCATACCCCGCGCGCGGGGCGGGTCCGACGAACCCGACAATCTCATTACACTTTGCTCCGTGCATCACCGCGGCATTGTACATCAAATGAGAATGCGCTGCGAAGGCGATGCGCCGGGCGGAGTTATTTATACATTAGGATTGAGGATCTCAGCGGAGTGCGAAGAGCCGGCATACCGGGGAGATGTGCGGATGCGTCCGGCGGCGGACTTTGATCTCAATCATGACGGCCCGAAGTAA
- a CDS encoding glycosyltransferase family 4 protein, translating to MKRVLMIAYYFPPSGGSGVQRPLKFVKYLPRNGWQPVVLTVPENSAFPARDEKLAADIPEGTEIYRVRILEPHTLYSRLTGRSSGSATDVETVARWDRLPLQARIMSRIRATFFVPDARIGWYPFAVRAALKIHRANPFDVVFSTGPPFTNHLIGRAVARKIGRPWVADYRDPWTRAVFYPNRPGLVRAWDRRLEGRCLRDASMNIVVSPAMIDEFIKDHSGLNESDFALIPNGFDPDDFAGIEPPKERALTIVHSGSLFANRRPDLFFDAVRDLLAGDPRCREDLRLVFIGRLDAETRSILQSPPISSIVQDEGYCSHAEAVRWLRRGQILLLPVGAGPEVRGLATGKIFEYLAAGPPILTIGTPGEAARITEETGTGWVLNPQDKRGMKALLQNALKTHREGRMLQTDRREDAIENYSRAALTKRLAQLLESVTSGRHD from the coding sequence ATGAAACGGGTTCTTATGATCGCCTACTACTTCCCCCCTTCGGGTGGATCAGGCGTTCAGCGCCCTCTGAAATTTGTAAAATATCTTCCACGGAATGGGTGGCAGCCGGTTGTATTGACCGTTCCGGAAAACTCGGCCTTTCCCGCCCGGGACGAGAAACTGGCCGCCGATATCCCGGAAGGAACCGAGATCTATCGCGTCAGGATCCTGGAACCCCATACCCTCTACAGCCGCCTGACCGGGCGGTCGTCGGGATCGGCGACCGATGTCGAAACGGTGGCCCGCTGGGATAGGCTGCCGCTTCAAGCCCGAATCATGAGCCGCATCCGGGCGACCTTCTTTGTCCCCGACGCCCGGATCGGTTGGTATCCTTTCGCCGTACGAGCGGCGTTGAAAATTCACCGGGCCAACCCCTTTGATGTGGTTTTCTCTACCGGTCCTCCTTTTACAAATCACCTCATCGGCCGTGCCGTGGCGCGTAAAATCGGCCGGCCCTGGGTCGCCGATTACCGCGATCCCTGGACCCGCGCCGTCTTTTATCCGAACCGTCCCGGTCTTGTCCGCGCATGGGACCGCCGACTCGAGGGACGCTGCCTTCGCGACGCCTCGATGAACATCGTCGTTTCACCGGCAATGATCGACGAGTTCATCAAAGACCACTCGGGCCTGAATGAATCCGATTTCGCCCTGATTCCCAATGGTTTTGATCCCGATGATTTCGCCGGTATCGAACCGCCAAAGGAAAGGGCCTTAACCATTGTTCATTCGGGCTCTCTCTTCGCCAACCGCCGGCCGGATCTCTTTTTTGATGCCGTGCGGGATCTCTTGGCCGGCGACCCCCGCTGCCGTGAGGATTTGCGATTGGTTTTCATCGGACGGTTGGACGCCGAGACCCGATCCATTCTACAGAGTCCCCCCATATCGTCTATTGTACAAGATGAGGGCTATTGCTCCCATGCCGAGGCCGTGCGGTGGCTCCGCCGCGGCCAGATCCTGCTGCTTCCCGTCGGCGCGGGCCCCGAGGTGAGGGGTCTGGCCACCGGCAAGATCTTCGAGTACCTCGCCGCCGGCCCCCCGATTTTGACGATCGGCACGCCCGGCGAGGCGGCTCGCATCACCGAGGAGACCGGCACCGGCTGGGTCCTGAATCCTCAAGATAAACGGGGCATGAAAGCCCTTCTTCAGAACGCCCTAAAAACCCATCGCGAGGGCCGGATGCTGCAAACCGATCGCCGCGAGGATGCGATTGAAAACTACAGCCGGGCAGCCTTGACGAAACGCCTGGCGCAATTATTGGAATCGGTTACTTCGGGCCGTCATGATTGA
- a CDS encoding YfhO family protein, giving the protein MAGKANKTNRTGDHWSGLRRHGPWLLALILVPMIFHAAMVLKNYEPLAPDTQMAQPLGQWAKQAEVELGTIPLWCPAIFAGMPSYGSFIYTPAAWHHLFDLVISPFADYRGIRYFLAMLLGGFSLYIFGIRLGFSPPAAAAGSLLFVLTPYMAGVIQAGHSTKLRALYHVPLLFLAVEEMLRKPRIRAAALLALALALLGWTRHPQIAYYALLLAALYAIAGLIWLRPPAWGRKGWLFGLGMVLLAGMLAGVMLLDPITSVREYTPYSERGTPGAFATEEDVAGGTSWDYATAWSFHPKELPSFLVPEWFGLEGATYWGEMPFTQSTHYFGLMAIALSLLALLSLRDRRLWIWAGLALVVLIIGFGRIVPVLYRPLFLILPFFNKFRVPSMIYAFLPLLVLPLVGAGLRLIQGEGIMPPRAERQEKSKGKTKGKAPKDRYRWILLTTVALGILFILWLAAGPGITDSMKASNHGGVGWFQKVGDAQRFNPSVIPALQNRRAEMFVVGVGRSLFLLTLLGAILILRRRRLLPGYWAVVLCGVLLVGDVWVVGKRFQKLEPKATFEKTVQIDSALQYLVDVDELFRFLPLDESTSNRHAAFGLQSLMGYQPAKLRAYKDVMEAGGLQTLPVLDMLQTRFFVSGTAADVPGFKLVHNGSRKVYEREIELPRVWFVQKVDALPDARAVLDGMMQPGFKPFDTALIPLDSELKSGSRAGGSATLREWSEHKLIVDAEVETAGEGLLVYSEIAYPPGWKAEIDGIEAPIHTVNHILRAVEVPQGHHEVIMTAVEKNRSRARQLSKAAMGVTLLLLLVPVFWRRGSA; this is encoded by the coding sequence ATGGCGGGGAAGGCAAACAAGACAAACAGGACAGGGGACCATTGGAGCGGACTGCGGCGGCATGGGCCATGGCTCCTGGCTTTGATTCTTGTTCCAATGATTTTTCACGCGGCGATGGTGTTGAAAAATTATGAACCGTTGGCGCCCGATACCCAGATGGCCCAACCTCTGGGGCAATGGGCCAAACAGGCCGAAGTAGAGCTCGGTACGATCCCGCTCTGGTGTCCCGCCATCTTCGCCGGCATGCCTTCCTATGGCTCCTTCATCTACACTCCGGCGGCTTGGCACCATCTCTTTGATCTCGTGATCAGCCCCTTTGCCGATTACCGCGGGATCCGGTATTTTCTCGCGATGCTGTTGGGCGGTTTCTCCTTATACATTTTCGGGATCCGGCTCGGCTTTTCACCGCCCGCCGCCGCCGCGGGATCACTGCTCTTCGTCCTCACACCCTATATGGCGGGTGTCATTCAGGCCGGCCACAGCACCAAGCTGCGAGCCCTCTATCACGTCCCCCTGCTCTTCCTTGCCGTCGAAGAGATGTTGCGCAAACCACGGATCCGGGCCGCCGCGCTCCTCGCCCTCGCCCTCGCTCTTCTCGGCTGGACGCGTCATCCCCAAATTGCCTATTACGCTCTATTGCTGGCCGCGCTCTACGCCATCGCCGGATTGATCTGGCTGCGACCGCCGGCCTGGGGGCGAAAGGGCTGGCTGTTCGGTCTGGGGATGGTTCTGCTCGCCGGAATGCTTGCCGGTGTGATGCTGCTGGATCCCATCACGAGTGTCCGGGAATACACTCCCTACTCAGAGCGCGGAACACCCGGCGCCTTCGCCACTGAAGAAGATGTCGCCGGCGGCACCTCCTGGGATTATGCGACGGCCTGGTCTTTCCATCCGAAAGAGCTGCCCTCCTTCCTTGTCCCGGAATGGTTTGGTCTGGAAGGGGCGACCTATTGGGGCGAGATGCCGTTCACGCAATCGACCCACTATTTCGGTCTGATGGCGATCGCCCTTTCTCTCTTGGCCCTGCTTTCTCTCCGCGATCGCCGGTTGTGGATCTGGGCGGGGTTGGCCCTCGTCGTGTTGATCATCGGTTTCGGGCGCATCGTGCCGGTGCTCTACCGGCCCCTGTTTCTCATTTTGCCGTTCTTTAACAAATTCCGTGTCCCATCCATGATCTATGCCTTTTTGCCGTTATTGGTTCTGCCGTTGGTCGGGGCCGGGCTTCGCCTGATTCAGGGCGAGGGCATCATGCCGCCCCGTGCGGAGAGACAGGAAAAGTCCAAAGGCAAAACGAAAGGCAAAGCTCCCAAGGACCGGTACCGGTGGATTCTCTTAACCACGGTGGCGCTCGGCATCCTCTTCATCCTTTGGTTGGCGGCGGGCCCCGGCATCACCGATTCGATGAAGGCTTCGAATCACGGTGGAGTGGGATGGTTTCAGAAGGTGGGTGATGCCCAGCGTTTCAATCCATCCGTCATTCCCGCATTGCAGAACCGGCGGGCCGAGATGTTTGTTGTTGGTGTCGGACGGTCACTTTTTCTGCTCACCCTGCTCGGCGCCATCCTGATTCTGCGCCGGCGGCGGCTTCTTCCCGGGTATTGGGCGGTCGTTCTATGCGGTGTCCTTCTTGTCGGTGATGTTTGGGTCGTTGGAAAACGGTTCCAGAAGCTCGAACCGAAAGCGACCTTCGAAAAAACAGTTCAGATCGACAGCGCCTTGCAATATCTTGTCGATGTCGATGAACTCTTCCGTTTTCTGCCGCTTGATGAATCAACCAGCAACCGCCATGCGGCTTTCGGGCTTCAGTCTCTCATGGGGTACCAGCCGGCGAAGTTGCGCGCCTATAAAGATGTGATGGAAGCGGGCGGTCTGCAGACACTGCCTGTCCTTGATATGCTGCAAACCCGCTTCTTTGTCTCCGGCACCGCTGCCGATGTTCCCGGTTTCAAGCTTGTCCACAATGGGTCGCGAAAGGTCTATGAACGGGAAATTGAGTTACCCAGGGTTTGGTTTGTGCAGAAGGTGGATGCGCTGCCCGATGCCCGGGCGGTATTGGATGGGATGATGCAACCCGGCTTCAAGCCCTTTGATACCGCGCTGATCCCGTTGGATTCGGAGCTGAAGTCGGGATCGCGGGCCGGTGGGTCGGCTACGCTCCGGGAGTGGAGCGAACACAAGCTTATCGTTGACGCGGAGGTGGAGACGGCCGGAGAGGGCCTGCTGGTCTACAGCGAGATCGCCTATCCGCCGGGCTGGAAGGCGGAGATCGATGGGATTGAGGCGCCGATCCATACGGTGAATCATATCCTACGGGCGGTCGAGGTGCCGCAGGGGCATCATGAAGTTATCATGACGGCGGTGGAAAAGAATCGAAGCCGGGCGCGGCAGCTTTCCAAGGCGGCGATGGGGGTTACTCTTCTTCTGCTCCTGGTTCCCGTTTTTTGGCGGCGCGGCTCCGCCTAA